The Procambarus clarkii isolate CNS0578487 chromosome 57, FALCON_Pclarkii_2.0, whole genome shotgun sequence genome has a segment encoding these proteins:
- the LOC123744995 gene encoding trypsin-1-like codes for MKFLVFCLLLAGALAAPSIRLRFPRTNYKIVGGTDATLGEFPYQLSFQDNSYNPAFHFCGASIYDENHAITAGHCVYGENYDSPKNLQIVAGELNLSADDGSEQTIAVSKITLHENFDYFVLDSDIAILHLASPLTFNNNVAPIALPEQGHTATGDSIVTGWGTTSEGGSTPDVLQKVTIPIVTDAECRDDYGASEILDSMICAGVPEGGVDSCQGDSGGPLAASDTGSTYLAGIVSWGYGCARPGYPGVYTEVSYHVDWVKANAV; via the exons ATGAAGTTCCTCGTGTTCTGTCTGCTCCTCGCCGGGGCTCTCG CCGCCCCTTCCATCAGGCTGAGGTTCCCTCGCACCAATTACAAGATCGTTGGTGGCACAGACGCCACGCTCGGGGAGTTCCCATACCAACTCAGCTTCCAGGATAACTCTTACAATCCTGCATTCCATTTCTGCGGAGCTTCCATCTATGATGAAAACCATGCCATCACTGCTGGTCACTGTGTCTACGGTGAAAATTATGACAGCCCTAAAAACCTCCAG ATTGTGGCAGGAGAACTGAACTTGAGCGCGGATGATGGATCGGAGCAGACCATTGCAGTGTCAAAAATCACCCTTCACGAGAACTTCGACTACTTCGTTCTGGATAGTGACATCGCTATTCTTCACCTGGCCTCACCTCTGACTTTCAACAATAACGTGGCTCCCATTGCTCTTCCGGAACAAGGACATACAGCCACTGGTGACTCCATTGTCACAGGCTGGGGAACCACAAGCGAGGGAGGAAGCACTCCTGATGTGCTGCAGAAGGTGACAATCCCTATCGTGACTGACGCAGAGTGCCGAGATGATTATGGTGCTAGTGAGATTTTGGATTCCATGATCTGCGCCGGTGTTCCTGAGGGAGGGGTGGACTCCTGCCAGGGTGACTCTGGTGGACCTCTTGCAGCCAGCGATACCGGGTCTACCTATCTGGCCGGTATTGTGTCTTGGGGCTACGGCTGCGCTCGTCCCGGCTACCCCGGCGTCTACACTGAGGTGTCTTACCATGTCGACTGGGTTAAGGCAAATGCAGTGTAA
- the LOC138353351 gene encoding trypsin-1-like has protein sequence MKFLVFCLFLAGALAAPSIRLRFPRTNYKIVGGTDATLGEFPYQLSFQDSSYNPAFHFCGASIYDENHAITAGHCVYGENYNNPRNLQIVAGELNLSENDGSEQTIKVSKITLHENFDYSLLDNDIAILHLASPLTFNNNVAPIALPAQGHTATGNSIVTGWGTTSEGGNSPDVLQKVTIPLLTDAECRDDYSVSEIYDSMICAGVPEGGVDSCQGDSGGPLAASDTGSTYLAGIVSWGYGCARPGYPGVYTEVSYFVNWVEANAV, from the exons ATGAAGTTCCTCGTGTTCTGTTTGTTCCTCGCCGGGGCTCTCG CCGCCCCTTCCATCAGGCTGAGGTTCCCTCGGACCAATTACAAGATCGTTGGTGGCACAGACGCCACGCTCGGGGAGTTCCCATACCAACTCAGCTTCCAGGATAGCTCTTACAATCCTGCATTCCATTTCTGCGGAGCTTCCATCTATGATGAAAACCATGCCATCACTGCTGGTCACTGTGTCTACGGTGAAAATTACAACAACCCTAGAAACCTCCAG ATTGTGGCTGGAGAACTTAACTTGAGCGAAAATGATGGATCGGAGCAGACCATTAAGGTATCAAAGATCACCCTTCATGAGAACTTCGACTACTCCCTGCTTGATAATGACATCGCTATTCTTCATCTGGCTTCACCCCTGACTTTCAATAATAACGTGGCTCCCATTGCTCTTCCGGCACAAGGACATACAGCCACTGGTAACTCCATTGTCACAGGCTGGGGCACCACAAGCGAGGGAGGAAACAGTCCTGATGTGCTGCAGAAGGTGACTATCCCTCTCCTGACTGACGCAGAGTGCCGTGATGATTATAGTGTTAGTGAGATTTATGATTCCATGATCTGCGCCGGTGTTCCTGAGGGAGGGGTGGACTCCTGCCAGGGTGACTCTGGTGGACCTCTGGCAGCCAGCGATACCGGGTCTACCTATCTGGCCGGTATTGTGTCTTGGGGCTACGGCTGCGCTCGTCCCGGCTACCCCGGCGTCTACACTGAGGTGTCCTACTTCGTCAACTGGGTCGAAGCGAATGCAGTGTAA